A DNA window from Actinomadura luzonensis contains the following coding sequences:
- a CDS encoding SDR family NAD(P)-dependent oxidoreductase, whose protein sequence is MLERFRLDGKVAIVTGASSGLGVAFARGLAEAGADLVIGARRADRLEETRRLVEETGRRCLAVPADVARPDDCDALAAAAVEGLGRVDVLINNAGLGTAVPALKETPAEFRQVVEVNLMGAYWMAQACARVMRPGSSIVNVGSVLAETTAGLPQAAYTASKAGLAGLTRDLAQQWTGRRGIRVNCLEPGFFTSEMTEQYQPGYLERTIESRVLMKRAGDPAELVAAALFLACDASSYVTGVTLPVDGGFLLT, encoded by the coding sequence GTGCTGGAGCGGTTCCGCCTGGACGGCAAGGTGGCGATCGTCACCGGGGCGTCGTCCGGGCTGGGGGTGGCCTTCGCCCGCGGGCTGGCCGAGGCGGGCGCCGACCTCGTGATCGGCGCCCGGCGGGCCGACCGGCTGGAGGAGACGCGGCGGCTGGTCGAGGAGACCGGCCGGCGGTGCCTCGCGGTGCCCGCCGACGTGGCCAGGCCCGACGACTGCGACGCGCTCGCCGCCGCCGCGGTCGAGGGCCTGGGCCGCGTCGACGTGCTGATCAACAACGCCGGCCTCGGCACCGCCGTCCCGGCGCTGAAGGAGACGCCCGCGGAGTTCCGGCAGGTTGTCGAGGTCAACCTGATGGGGGCGTACTGGATGGCGCAGGCGTGCGCGCGGGTGATGCGGCCGGGCTCGTCGATCGTCAACGTCGGCAGCGTGCTCGCCGAGACCACCGCCGGGCTGCCGCAGGCCGCCTACACCGCCTCCAAGGCGGGTCTCGCCGGGCTGACCCGCGACCTCGCCCAGCAGTGGACCGGCCGCCGCGGCATCCGGGTCAACTGCCTGGAGCCGGGCTTCTTCACCTCGGAGATGACCGAGCAGTACCAGCCGGGCTACCTGGAGCGGACGATCGAGTCGCGGGTGCTCATGAAGCGCGCCGGCGACCCGGCCGAGCTGGTCGCGGCGGCCCTGTTCCTGGCCTGCGACGCCTCCTCCTACGTGACGGGCGTGACGCTCCCGGTGGACGGCGGCTTCCTGCTCACCTAG
- a CDS encoding sarcosine oxidase subunit delta, whose protein sequence is MLLIPCPFCGPRDENEFRYGGQAGVACPERKTSDAEWAAYLFVRDNPKGWFRERWFHAHGCRTWFTVERHTLTQEIR, encoded by the coding sequence ATGCTGCTCATCCCCTGCCCCTTCTGCGGCCCGCGCGACGAGAACGAGTTCCGCTACGGCGGCCAGGCCGGCGTCGCCTGCCCCGAGCGCAAGACCAGCGACGCCGAGTGGGCCGCGTACCTGTTCGTCCGCGACAACCCGAAGGGCTGGTTCCGCGAGCGCTGGTTCCACGCGCACGGCTGCCGGACCTGGTTCACCGTCGAGCGGCACACGCTCACGCAGGAGATCAGATGA
- a CDS encoding sarcosine oxidase subunit beta family protein, producing MTHPDFLWRDPDPRPSYDVVIVGGGGHGLATAYYLARNHGLTNVAVLEKGWLAGGNMARNTTIIRSNYLWDESAAIYEHSLKLWEGLSAELDYDLQFSQRGVLNLAHSLGDVREGRRRVEANRLNGVDAEWLDADEVKKFCPLVNVSARARYPVLGATLQRRGGIAKHDHVAWALARRADAYGIDLVQGCEVTGFEISGGRVTAVRTSRGRIAAGTVALAAAGHTSVLAELAGFRLPLQSHPLQALVSELLEPVLDCVVMSNAVHVYVSQAHKGELVMGAGIDAYNSYGQRGGVHVIEAQMAAALELFPVFSRVRVLRTWAGIVDVSPDASPIIGRTPVENLFVNAGWGTGGFKATPGAGWVYADTIAHGRPHPLAEPFALDRFTTGALIDEHGAAAVAH from the coding sequence TTGACCCACCCCGACTTCCTGTGGCGCGACCCCGACCCGCGGCCCTCCTACGACGTGGTGATCGTCGGCGGCGGCGGCCACGGCCTGGCCACCGCCTACTACCTGGCCAGGAACCACGGCCTGACGAACGTCGCCGTCCTGGAGAAGGGCTGGCTGGCCGGCGGCAACATGGCCCGCAACACCACCATCATCCGCTCCAACTACCTCTGGGACGAGAGCGCCGCCATCTACGAGCACTCGCTCAAGCTGTGGGAGGGACTGAGCGCCGAGCTGGACTACGACCTGCAGTTCAGCCAGCGCGGCGTGCTCAACCTGGCGCACAGCCTCGGCGACGTGCGCGAGGGCCGGCGCCGCGTCGAGGCCAACCGGCTCAACGGCGTGGACGCCGAGTGGCTGGACGCCGACGAGGTGAAGAAGTTCTGCCCGCTCGTCAACGTCTCCGCGCGCGCCCGGTACCCCGTCCTGGGCGCCACGCTGCAGCGGCGCGGCGGCATCGCCAAGCACGACCACGTGGCCTGGGCGCTGGCCCGGCGGGCGGACGCGTACGGCATCGACCTGGTCCAGGGCTGCGAGGTCACCGGCTTCGAGATCAGCGGCGGCCGCGTCACGGCGGTGCGGACCTCGCGCGGCCGCATCGCCGCCGGCACGGTGGCGCTGGCCGCCGCCGGGCACACCTCGGTGCTGGCCGAGCTGGCCGGGTTCCGGCTGCCGCTGCAGTCGCACCCGCTCCAGGCGCTGGTGTCGGAGCTGCTGGAGCCGGTGCTCGACTGCGTGGTGATGTCGAACGCGGTGCACGTCTACGTCAGCCAGGCGCACAAGGGCGAGCTGGTCATGGGGGCGGGCATCGACGCGTACAACTCCTACGGCCAGCGCGGCGGCGTGCACGTGATCGAGGCGCAGATGGCGGCGGCGCTGGAGCTGTTCCCGGTCTTCAGCCGGGTGCGCGTGCTGCGCACCTGGGCCGGCATCGTGGACGTCTCCCCCGACGCCTCCCCGATCATCGGCCGCACCCCGGTCGAGAACCTGTTCGTCAACGCGGGCTGGGGCACCGGCGGCTTCAAGGCCACGCCGGGCGCCGGCTGGGTGTACGCCGACACGATCGCGCACGGCCGCCCGCACCCGCTGGCCGAGCCGTTCGCGCTGGACCGGTTCACCACGGGCGCGCTCATCGACGAGCACGGCGCGGCGGCGGTGGCGCACTGA
- a CDS encoding helix-turn-helix transcriptional regulator: MAQRRLLEGLGVTVAEETAYRALLRHGPATLSELAAETGSSAAANRRMLPRLEDLGLISRVAGRPLRLVATPPNIAIDILVARRQEELTHSRAAAALLATEVAARSGPQPEEVLEVVTGHDAVARRYLQLERNATSELLVLVHPPYAVDISDDRENQRRAARRGAPVVRGIYSPLAFEHPGMLAHTRRAIADGEQARLGQVPVKLAVADARTAILPLVSDEDRAVETALVVHPSALLDALVGLFETLWRAAVPLRLAEDGLHPEGWPQAPDAEVLALLAGGMKDDAIARQLGLSPRTVQRRVQVLCERLGARTRFHAGFLAAQRDLLSQ, from the coding sequence ATGGCGCAGCGGCGCTTGCTGGAGGGCCTGGGGGTCACCGTCGCCGAAGAGACGGCGTACCGGGCCCTGCTGCGTCACGGCCCCGCCACCCTCAGCGAGCTGGCCGCCGAGACCGGCTCCTCGGCCGCCGCCAACCGCCGCATGCTGCCCCGGCTGGAGGACCTCGGGCTCATCTCGCGGGTCGCCGGGCGTCCGCTGCGGCTCGTCGCGACCCCCCCGAACATCGCCATCGACATCCTCGTCGCCCGCCGCCAGGAGGAGCTGACCCACAGCAGGGCCGCCGCCGCGCTGCTCGCCACCGAGGTCGCCGCGCGCAGCGGGCCGCAGCCGGAGGAGGTGCTGGAGGTCGTCACCGGGCACGACGCCGTGGCGCGCCGCTACCTCCAGCTCGAACGCAACGCCACCAGCGAGCTGCTGGTGCTGGTGCACCCGCCGTACGCGGTGGACATCAGCGACGACCGCGAGAACCAGCGCCGCGCCGCCCGCAGGGGAGCGCCGGTGGTGCGCGGCATCTACAGCCCGCTCGCCTTCGAACACCCCGGCATGCTCGCCCACACCCGCCGCGCCATCGCCGACGGCGAGCAGGCCAGGCTCGGCCAGGTGCCGGTCAAGCTGGCCGTCGCCGACGCCCGCACCGCCATCCTGCCGCTGGTCTCCGACGAGGACCGCGCCGTCGAGACCGCCCTCGTCGTGCACCCGTCGGCCCTGCTCGACGCACTGGTCGGCCTGTTCGAGACGTTGTGGCGCGCCGCCGTGCCGCTGCGCCTGGCCGAGGACGGCCTGCACCCCGAGGGCTGGCCCCAGGCGCCGGACGCCGAGGTGCTGGCCCTGCTCGCGGGCGGCATGAAGGACGACGCGATCGCCCGCCAGCTCGGCCTGAGCCCGCGCACCGTGCAGCGCCGGGTGCAGGTGCTCTGCGAACGCCTCGGCGCCCGCACCCGCTTCCACGCCGGCTTCCTCGCCGCCCAGCGCGACCTGCTGAGCCAGTGA
- a CDS encoding GcvT family protein: MSRPRTVIIGAGIVGCALADELTERGWTDVTVLDQGPLFAAGGSSSHAPGLVFQTNPSRTMTEFAAYTVRKYTALGAHCFRQVGGLEVATTPERWADLHRKQGWAESWGVEGRLVDAARCAELWPLLDRSKVLGGYHVPTDGLAAAVACGETQAARAAERGARFLERHTVVGVEQRGGRVTGVSALAGGEHRTIPAEVVVCAAGFWGPSVGRLAGLTVPLLPLAHQYARSGPLDLVRPGPILRHQDRDLYVRQYGDRIGIGSYAHRPMPVRQEEIGPRGTVMPSVQAFTEEDFEPAWRDAAELLPALHGSKYEDGINGIFSFTPDGFPLIGEAPHLDGFWLAEAVWVTHSAGVARAVAELLVDGTSRTDLHECELARFEPAQLSPAYVEERGRQSFVEVYDVIHPLQPMESPRPLRTSPFHVRQRELGAVFLEGAGWERPHWFEANAPLLEERDRPAAGERDAWASRYWSPIAAAESRATRERVALYDMTPLKRIEVSGPGSAAFLQRMTTNNVDRKPGSVTYSLLLDARGGIRSDLTVARLAEERFQIGANGNLDLDWLTRHAPGGVRVRDLTPGTCCVGVWGPLARDLVQPLTDLDLSNAGFRYFTCKSGYVGHVPVLALRVSYVGELGWELYTTADLGLKLWDTLWATGLAVAGGRAAFNSLRLEKGYRLWGVDMTTEHDPYEAGLGFAVRGDKDFLGRDALRPEPTRKLVPLLSAEVVMGKEPVRHDGRTVGYVTSAAYGHTVRRPIAYAWLPAELATPGTHVDISYFGRRVPAEVAAEPLYDPGMEKIRR; encoded by the coding sequence ATGAGTCGGCCCCGTACGGTGATCATCGGCGCGGGGATCGTCGGGTGCGCCCTGGCCGACGAGCTCACCGAGCGCGGCTGGACCGACGTGACCGTCCTCGACCAGGGGCCGCTGTTCGCCGCGGGCGGGTCCAGCTCGCACGCGCCCGGCCTGGTCTTCCAGACCAACCCGTCCAGGACGATGACCGAGTTCGCCGCCTACACCGTGCGCAAGTACACCGCCCTCGGCGCGCACTGCTTCCGCCAGGTCGGCGGCCTGGAGGTGGCGACCACCCCGGAACGCTGGGCCGACCTGCACCGCAAGCAGGGCTGGGCCGAGTCGTGGGGCGTCGAGGGCCGGCTGGTCGACGCCGCCCGGTGCGCCGAGCTGTGGCCGCTGCTGGACCGCTCGAAGGTGCTCGGCGGCTACCACGTCCCCACGGACGGCCTGGCCGCGGCCGTCGCCTGCGGCGAGACGCAGGCCGCCCGCGCGGCCGAGCGCGGCGCGCGCTTCCTGGAGCGCCACACCGTCGTCGGCGTCGAGCAGCGCGGCGGCCGGGTCACCGGCGTCTCGGCGCTGGCCGGCGGCGAGCACCGGACGATCCCCGCCGAGGTGGTGGTGTGCGCGGCCGGGTTCTGGGGGCCGTCGGTCGGGCGGCTGGCCGGGCTCACCGTGCCGCTGCTGCCGCTCGCCCACCAGTACGCCAGGTCGGGCCCGCTCGACCTGGTCCGCCCCGGCCCCATCCTCCGCCACCAGGACCGCGACCTGTACGTCCGCCAGTACGGCGACCGGATCGGCATCGGCTCCTACGCCCACCGCCCGATGCCGGTCAGGCAGGAGGAGATCGGCCCCAGGGGCACCGTGATGCCGTCGGTGCAGGCGTTCACCGAGGAGGACTTCGAACCGGCCTGGCGGGACGCGGCCGAGCTGCTGCCCGCGCTCCACGGGTCCAAGTACGAGGACGGCATCAACGGGATCTTCTCCTTCACCCCCGACGGTTTCCCGCTGATCGGCGAGGCCCCGCACCTCGACGGGTTCTGGCTGGCCGAGGCCGTGTGGGTGACGCACTCGGCCGGGGTCGCGCGGGCCGTCGCCGAGCTGCTGGTGGACGGCACGTCCAGGACGGACCTGCACGAGTGCGAGCTGGCCAGGTTCGAGCCGGCGCAGCTCTCCCCCGCCTACGTCGAGGAGCGCGGCAGGCAGAGCTTCGTCGAGGTCTACGACGTGATCCACCCGCTCCAGCCGATGGAGTCGCCGCGCCCGCTGCGCACCAGCCCCTTCCACGTCCGGCAGCGGGAGCTGGGGGCGGTCTTCCTGGAGGGGGCCGGGTGGGAGCGGCCGCACTGGTTCGAGGCGAACGCGCCGCTGCTGGAGGAGCGGGACCGGCCCGCCGCCGGGGAGCGGGACGCGTGGGCGAGCCGCTACTGGTCGCCGATCGCCGCCGCCGAGTCGCGGGCGACCCGCGAGCGCGTCGCGCTCTACGACATGACCCCGCTCAAGCGCATCGAGGTCAGCGGCCCGGGGTCGGCGGCGTTCCTGCAGCGCATGACCACCAACAACGTGGACAGGAAGCCCGGCTCGGTCACCTACAGCCTGCTGCTGGACGCCAGGGGCGGCATCCGCTCGGACCTGACCGTCGCCCGGCTGGCCGAGGAGCGCTTCCAGATCGGCGCGAACGGCAACCTCGACCTCGACTGGCTCACCCGGCACGCGCCCGGCGGGGTGCGGGTGCGCGACCTGACGCCCGGCACCTGCTGCGTCGGCGTGTGGGGGCCGCTGGCCCGCGACCTGGTGCAGCCGCTGACGGATCTGGACCTGTCGAACGCGGGGTTCCGCTACTTCACCTGCAAGTCCGGATATGTCGGGCACGTTCCGGTGCTCGCCCTGCGCGTCTCGTACGTGGGCGAGCTGGGCTGGGAGCTCTACACCACCGCCGACCTGGGCCTCAAGCTCTGGGACACCCTCTGGGCGACCGGCCTCGCGGTGGCCGGCGGGCGGGCCGCGTTCAACAGCCTGCGGCTGGAGAAGGGCTACCGGCTGTGGGGGGTGGACATGACCACCGAGCACGACCCGTACGAGGCGGGGCTCGGCTTCGCCGTCCGCGGCGACAAGGACTTCCTCGGCCGCGACGCGCTGCGCCCGGAGCCGACGCGCAAGCTCGTGCCGCTGCTCAGCGCCGAGGTCGTCATGGGCAAGGAGCCCGTGCGGCACGACGGGCGCACGGTCGGGTACGTCACCAGCGCTGCCTACGGCCACACCGTGCGCCGCCCGATCGCCTACGCCTGGTTGCCGGCCGAGCTGGCCACCCCCGGTACGCATGTCGACATTTCCTACTTCGGCCGCCGCGTCCCCGCGGAGGTCGCCGCCGAGCCGCTGTACGACCCCGGGATGGAGAAGATCAGGCGTTGA
- a CDS encoding HNH endonuclease family protein, with translation MAGLSTVAMLTAGCGGGAGAQLSTADDKPAKPDSASISDARKKLAKLDVKGRAPRTGFDRDNFGPAWSDVDHNGCDTRNDILKRDLTDETFKSGTHDCIVLTGTLKDPYSGKTIEFKRGQDTSTAVQIDHLVPLSDAWQKGAQQWSATKRKEFANDPLNLQAVDGPLNGQKSDSDAATWLPPRRSYRCTYVARQIDVKAKYGVWVTSGEKSAMEKILDDC, from the coding sequence ATGGCAGGTCTTTCCACGGTGGCGATGCTGACGGCGGGCTGCGGCGGCGGAGCCGGCGCCCAGCTCTCCACGGCCGACGACAAGCCCGCGAAACCCGACTCGGCCTCGATCTCCGACGCCCGCAAGAAGCTCGCCAAGCTCGACGTCAAGGGCCGCGCCCCGAGGACCGGCTTCGACCGCGACAACTTCGGCCCCGCCTGGTCCGACGTCGACCACAACGGCTGCGACACCCGCAACGACATACTCAAGCGCGACCTGACGGACGAGACCTTCAAGTCCGGCACCCACGACTGCATCGTCCTGACCGGCACGCTGAAGGACCCCTACAGCGGCAAGACCATCGAGTTCAAGCGCGGCCAGGACACCAGCACCGCCGTCCAGATCGACCACCTGGTGCCGCTCTCGGACGCCTGGCAGAAGGGCGCCCAGCAGTGGTCGGCCACCAAGCGCAAGGAGTTCGCCAACGACCCGCTGAACCTCCAGGCCGTGGACGGCCCGCTCAACGGCCAGAAGAGCGACTCCGACGCCGCCACCTGGCTCCCGCCCCGCAGGTCCTACCGCTGCACGTACGTCGCCCGCCAGATCGACGTCAAGGCGAAGTACGGCGTCTGGGTCACCTCGGGCGAGAAGTCCGCCATGGAGAAGATCCTCGACGACTGCTGA
- a CDS encoding 2Fe-2S iron-sulfur cluster-binding protein, protein MRFAFDGRAYRGEPGDTLAAALLRNGVRVVSRSVELGRPRGICTAGPEEPNALVRVGADPMVAATTVELYDGLEAWSLRGKGRLDPDAPDDRRCDKAYLHCDVLVVGGGPAGLAATVAAGRSGARVILLDDQPRLGGDLLNSRVLLDGRPALDWVAALDLPARVLTRTTAIGFYDHGYVVAVERRARGERLWHLRARRVVLATGAHERPVAFPGNDRPGVMLASAARTYANRYGVRPGRRAVVFACADSGYEAARDLMAAGVEVLAVVDPRPSELPLDGVEVLAGQVVTGTDGDAEGVLSGVRAGGRRFACDLLAVAGGWNPVVHLFSQSQGRLRYDDGLAAFVPDTSAQAVDPAGACRGRYGTSEAIADGYAAGAGRPDHGLRVPVDGWVAPRLPAALWHVAGDDPEPAFADLHRDVTVADLARAAGTGMRSVEHVKRYTTAGTGADQGKTSGAVVVGVMAALLGAEPGQVGTTTYRPPYTPVSFATLAGRDRGELSDPVRTTALHDAHVALGAVFEDVGQWKRPRYFPRDGESMEDAVRRECRAARTGVAAMDASTLGKIDIRGADAGAFLDRIYTNLYSTLPVGACRYGLMCGADGMVLDDGTTTRLGDRHYLMTTTTGNAAAVLDWLEEWHQTEWPELEVSFTSVTDHWATVAVAGPRAREVIAAVAPGAVDLPFMRYAETGVLGTPGRVFRISFSGELAYEVNVPWRHGRALWEAVLALGAVPYGTETMHVLRAEKGFAIVGQETDGTVTPQDLGLSWLVSTRKPGYVGKRSHSRPDTARPGRKRLTGFLPDDPATVVPEGAQLVRPADRAGAGHVTSSYASATLGRSFGLALVRDAAPGDRLTALCGGVAYPVTLVPPVFHDPDNARRDGLPLTAEVPPYAAAPPPAESPAAPFAARFQAASTASARLRELPFEPMWEVRGADPGMGLALGPSWWLVTGAVAPGPDWVDVSNQRTVLELSGPAAEDVLITGCPLDLHPSALPGHAQTLLGQAPVLLERRAPDTYRIYVRSSFTRYLAEWLLDALEGIYT, encoded by the coding sequence ATGAGATTCGCCTTCGACGGCCGCGCCTACCGGGGCGAGCCGGGCGACACGCTGGCCGCCGCCCTGCTGCGCAACGGCGTGCGCGTGGTGAGCCGCAGTGTGGAGCTGGGCCGCCCGCGCGGGATCTGCACCGCCGGCCCCGAGGAGCCGAACGCGCTGGTCCGCGTGGGCGCCGACCCGATGGTGGCGGCCACCACGGTCGAGCTGTACGACGGCCTGGAGGCGTGGAGCCTGCGCGGCAAGGGCCGCCTCGACCCGGACGCGCCCGACGACCGCCGCTGCGACAAGGCGTACCTGCACTGCGACGTGCTCGTGGTCGGCGGCGGCCCGGCCGGGCTGGCCGCCACGGTCGCGGCCGGGCGCTCCGGGGCGCGGGTGATCCTCCTCGACGACCAGCCGCGGCTCGGCGGCGACCTGCTGAACAGCCGCGTCCTGCTGGACGGCCGGCCCGCCCTGGACTGGGTGGCGGCCCTGGACCTGCCCGCCCGCGTGCTGACCAGGACCACGGCGATCGGCTTCTACGACCACGGCTACGTGGTGGCCGTGGAGCGGCGGGCGCGCGGCGAGCGGCTGTGGCACTTGCGGGCGCGGCGGGTGGTGCTGGCGACGGGCGCGCACGAGCGGCCGGTGGCCTTCCCCGGCAACGACCGGCCGGGGGTGATGCTGGCCTCGGCCGCCCGCACGTACGCCAACCGGTACGGGGTGCGGCCCGGGCGGCGGGCGGTCGTGTTCGCCTGCGCGGACTCCGGCTACGAGGCCGCGCGTGACCTGATGGCGGCCGGGGTGGAGGTCCTGGCGGTGGTGGACCCGCGCCCGTCCGAGCTGCCGCTGGACGGCGTGGAGGTGCTGGCCGGGCAGGTCGTCACCGGCACCGACGGCGACGCCGAGGGCGTGCTGAGCGGGGTCCGCGCCGGCGGGCGGCGCTTCGCCTGCGACCTGCTGGCCGTGGCCGGCGGCTGGAACCCGGTCGTGCACCTGTTCAGCCAGTCACAGGGCCGGCTCCGCTACGACGACGGGCTGGCCGCGTTCGTGCCGGACACGTCCGCGCAGGCCGTAGACCCGGCCGGGGCCTGCCGCGGCCGGTACGGGACGAGCGAGGCCATCGCCGACGGCTACGCGGCGGGCGCCGGGCGTCCCGATCACGGGTTGCGCGTCCCCGTCGACGGCTGGGTGGCGCCGCGGCTCCCCGCGGCCCTCTGGCACGTGGCCGGCGACGACCCCGAGCCCGCCTTCGCCGACCTGCACCGCGACGTCACCGTGGCCGACCTGGCGAGGGCCGCGGGAACCGGGATGCGGTCGGTGGAGCACGTCAAGCGCTACACGACCGCGGGCACCGGCGCCGACCAGGGCAAGACGTCGGGCGCGGTCGTGGTGGGCGTGATGGCCGCCCTGCTCGGCGCGGAGCCGGGCCAGGTGGGCACGACGACGTACCGGCCGCCGTACACGCCGGTGTCCTTCGCCACGCTGGCCGGGCGCGACCGGGGCGAGCTGTCCGACCCGGTCAGGACCACCGCGCTGCACGACGCGCACGTCGCGCTCGGGGCCGTGTTCGAGGACGTCGGCCAGTGGAAGCGGCCCCGGTACTTCCCGCGCGACGGGGAGAGCATGGAGGACGCCGTGCGGCGCGAGTGCCGCGCCGCCCGCACCGGCGTCGCCGCCATGGACGCCTCCACCCTCGGCAAGATCGACATCCGGGGCGCGGACGCGGGCGCGTTCCTCGACCGGATCTACACGAACCTGTACTCCACGCTGCCCGTCGGGGCCTGCCGCTACGGGCTGATGTGCGGCGCCGACGGCATGGTCCTCGACGACGGCACCACCACCCGCCTCGGCGACCGGCACTACCTCATGACCACGACCACCGGCAACGCCGCCGCCGTGCTCGACTGGCTGGAGGAGTGGCACCAGACCGAGTGGCCGGAGCTGGAGGTGTCGTTCACCTCGGTCACCGACCACTGGGCGACGGTCGCCGTGGCGGGGCCGCGGGCGCGCGAGGTGATCGCCGCCGTCGCGCCGGGGGCGGTGGACCTTCCGTTCATGCGGTACGCGGAGACCGGCGTGCTCGGGACGCCGGGGCGGGTGTTCAGGATCAGCTTCTCGGGCGAGCTGGCGTACGAGGTGAACGTGCCCTGGCGGCACGGCCGCGCGCTGTGGGAGGCCGTGCTCGCGCTGGGCGCGGTGCCGTACGGGACCGAGACCATGCACGTGCTGCGCGCCGAGAAGGGCTTCGCCATCGTCGGCCAGGAGACCGACGGCACCGTCACGCCGCAGGACCTCGGCCTGTCGTGGCTCGTCTCCACCCGCAAGCCCGGCTACGTCGGCAAACGCTCCCACTCCCGCCCGGACACCGCCCGCCCCGGCCGCAAACGCCTGACCGGCTTCCTGCCCGACGACCCCGCGACGGTCGTGCCCGAGGGCGCGCAACTCGTCCGCCCCGCGGACCGGGCCGGCGCCGGACATGTGACCTCCAGCTACGCGAGCGCCACGCTCGGCCGCTCCTTCGGCCTCGCCCTGGTCAGGGACGCGGCCCCGGGCGACCGGCTGACCGCGCTCTGCGGCGGCGTCGCCTACCCGGTCACGCTCGTCCCTCCCGTCTTCCACGACCCGGACAACGCCCGCCGCGACGGCCTGCCGCTCACCGCCGAGGTGCCGCCGTACGCCGCCGCGCCGCCGCCCGCCGAGAGCCCGGCGGCCCCGTTCGCCGCGCGCTTCCAGGCCGCGAGCACCGCGTCCGCGCGGCTGCGGGAGCTGCCCTTCGAGCCGATGTGGGAGGTGCGGGGCGCGGATCCCGGGATGGGCCTGGCGCTCGGCCCGTCCTGGTGGCTGGTCACCGGCGCCGTCGCGCCCGGCCCGGACTGGGTGGACGTCTCCAATCAGCGGACGGTCCTGGAGCTGTCCGGCCCGGCGGCCGAGGACGTGCTGATCACCGGCTGCCCGCTGGACCTGCACCCGTCGGCGCTCCCCGGCCACGCCCAGACGCTGCTCGGGCAGGCGCCCGTCCTGCTGGAACGCCGCGCCCCGGACACGTACCGGATCTACGTCAGATCGTCTTTCACCCGATACTTGGCCGAATGGCTACTTGACGCTCTTGAGGGCATTTATACCTAG